Below is a genomic region from Sorghum bicolor cultivar BTx623 chromosome 9, Sorghum_bicolor_NCBIv3, whole genome shotgun sequence.
CCAAGGAAGAATAAACATATGAATACATTTCAATCCATAATGATCGTCTATACATTGGTGTTAGTTATTTACCATATTATTCATCAAATCATAGAATTTTTATTGCCATATCAAGATAAGaattgcatatatatatttttatttgctGGATAAACACGTTTGTATTGCACGTAACttccttgttcgtttggctgataagccactgttggctgatttgttgtgagagaaaacatCGCTGAATGACTAACAAATTCGGTTGATAAGCTGAAGCAAATAGACGTTTTCCTCAACCCATCAACCCTTACTACCACCCATACTAGCTATTTGCCATCTCTCATCTAGGTTGAAGTTGTAAAGCCTTCACTGACTTAGCATAACTCGGCCTAGTGGACCGAGTTCGAGACGTGGGTGTAGCTTGCCATGCACATTTTGCTAGTCTTAGAATAGATATAGACAATAGCTACATATGTGTTGGTTACAGTTTGTCATACTATAAGATTAATTATTTACTGCAACTAACATTTACTGTAAAACTTATAGTTTAATTAAAATAATATGGGTGAAAGTTCAATTAAAATCGACAAACTATAATAAGTTAATAAGAACTAGTCCTTTTTGTCCCAAAACAAATATCATTTCACATGTCATCAAATATATCAAGTTTAAACCAAATATATACAGAAATGAACTATAGAAATGAACTATAGTAATACTAATGAAATgccaaataataattctagtgaCCACACCCACACAATTTAAAGGCTCCACTGCAAGGTAGGCACGCGTCACGTCTCTAAGTTAACGATGGGGATGTCCCGATACCTACGGTTTCTTTTCTAGTGtaattaaataaattaaatatacaTTTTTcctcatttttttatttaattcatTTAGTTACATCATAGAAGAACCGCGGGTAGTCGTTTGGAGCATCGTCCCTATCATTACTCTAAAGAGTGTTTGGCACtactccacaaactctgctCTATAAACTTCACCGTGGAGTAGCTTCACAAAAAACTGAAGTTTGTGAATTAACTCTTAAAATACTCTCACAACTCTATTCTTTTTATCGAAGGGTGGAGCTTTAAAAAAAAGTCTAACCGCCGTCCCCGTCTTGCCCGCCGGCCTCCCGAATCCCCTGGGGCTCCTGCTCCTCCATCTGTGGGATTCCTCCTGCTCCTAGAGATTGCAAGTCAGATCAGGCTACCGGTCCGCCGTCCGCCGGATCCCTTTGATTCTCCGCCCGATTCCGATTCCACCCATACCCTTTCTGGGTTTTGGGTTTGGGTTTGGGTTTGGGCCGGGGTCGGGACCGGCAGCCGGAACTGTGAGAGAAGCGTCCCGATCCCGACGAGGTCAGGTCAGGAGAAATTTCCCCTCTGCGTCCGAAGCGAAGCTAACCAACCCAAAAAATATTAACTGCACGGAAATTTCCTCTCCCCTGCTCCCTCCCTTGCGTTGCGCGTTCCTCTTCTTCCTTCCTTGATACTACGATCGATTCCAACTTCTTTATTAGCCTTATATTATTACTATCAGTCAATCCTGAGAAATTGGATTGGGGATCGCATCGCATCCAAATCCGATACACAACAAGCCAAGCGAGAGGCCGCCTGCCCACCTTCCGGCGCGGCGACATGAAGAAGATCTTCggcgccaagaagaacaaggaccCGCCGCCCACCATCCAGGACGCAACCGACAGAGTATGTATCATCCACCCAAAACAAAGTTCCTTGCAATTCAGCAATCCCTATTCAGATTTCAGCATATATATCAATCTAATCGATTCCTCCTCGCAGATCACCAAGCGCGGCGACACCGTCGATGAAAAGATCAAGAAGCTCGACGCTGAGCTCGCGCGCTACAAGGAGCAGATCAAGAAGACGCGCCCAGGCCCCGCGCAGGAAGCCGTCAAGGCACGAGCCATGAGGGTCCTCAAGCAGCGCAGGATGTGAGCCACCCATCCCCCATCCCCCGtcccctcctcctctctgccccttatcttgctctctctctctctctcgactAGTGGATTACCAATTACTAGAATTACGGTGACTACTTTACCACATACATGAGCCAGCCAAGCCTACCTACTTGCATCTACTCATCTTTTAGTTAACTGCTTTGGATTATGCTGAATCAATTAATGCATTCCATAAACATTCAACTGGTGTATTACTTGATACACACATTTTAGTAATCATAATCCTATTTCTATGGATAGTATATACTGGCATACCAGTATAAATAAATATCTATATAAATTGATTTTCTGAGGTGTGGTCATGCCAATTTTTCAAACAACAAACATATCAAATGCGTTATGACTCAACGGAGTTGAGTAGCGACAATTTTCTTCTAGGCTGGGCGGAAATGGAATTGCTTTTATACCCACCCCCTTAGTACATTCTTTTAGATTTTCAGAAAAAAAGAATTTTTAGAGAATCTTCCGTCCGTCAATGGATACTAACTCCTATCTTCACCCTCTGTTGTTATATTTTCCTTGCAGGTACGAGGGGCAGCGTGATATGCTCTACAACCAAACATATAACCTTGACCAAGTTGCTTTTGCCGCAGAGGGACTTAAAGATGCACAGCAAACTGTATGCCTCCAGTGTTACCTAACAAAAACCTTGATTTTTGTTGCTACTTTCCCTTCTAGAATCCTATAGGCTTACATTCAAGTGCTTTTCATTGGACAGATGACTGCAATGAAGGCTGCCAATAAAGAGCTCAAAGGGATGATGAAAACTGTCAAGCTCGAAGATATTGATGTACGTTATTTAGCATTCTTACTCTTAACAGAGTCATCTTGCTTTCAGTATTCACACCTTACATGCATTTCCAATTTGTTGCTTATTTTCCTGTTTGATTGATGTTGCATCTGAATATATACCTCCTATGATCCATAGAGCATGCAAGATGAGATGATGGATCTTATGGATGTGAGCAACGAAATACAAGAAACTCTTGGCAGAAGCTACAATGTTCCTGATGACATCGATGAGGAAGAACTTATGGGAGGTATGGTTCAATCATATTGGCAGTTTGATTCTCTTCGATAATAATTTGCGAATGCCATGTATTTTCTCAAACTGCATACATTGCTAcaaagtttatgaagaagaaccaaCTCATTTCTCTATCTGCTATCCTCATTTGGTCTCTTGGAAAATGCAGAGCTCGATGCTTTGGAAGCTGACATGGACTTTGAATCAGAGTCAGTCCCATCTTACCTCCAACCAGACCAAGAATCTGAACTCAACTTGCCTGCTGCACCAACTGGCCATGCAGCAGTCCCAGCAAATCAGCAGCAGGTAGTGGAATTTTTCTTTGATTTTAGTGCTGCTTTTCATACTTATACCATGGCAGTTATTTGGTTTTCTTTATCTTTGCTATGTGCACTAACCACCAATTAGCTCCTAGAACAATATCAAAGCCTATTGCAACATGGGGCCATGCTTttaaattttattattatttctaTAAAAAAATGAGCATGTTTCAACTTTATCCCAGTGATCAACAGAGAAGAAAAATGTGACAAGGAGaagataaaaaaaattgaaactctTATATCTTTTTTGGGTGGTGGTTTATAAGGTAGAAAAAGGGTTACTTGAATTCCAATTGAACATGGATGCAATGAGCATCCACATCTGACCAACTTAGCTAGGTTCAGCTCTGTCATAGTTACGAGCATGGAAAAATCTTACGTTTGGATTCTTTTCCAGTGAGCTTGGAATTGCCTGCAGTGGCATATAATTCTCCATGGTTGATCCATagtaataatttttttttcttgtttttcATTCCCTTTTGGTGCAGGAGGATGAGCTAGGGTTGCCGACAGTACCACAAGCTTCCATTCGTACCTAGTTAAACAGAATCACGTTTCTTGGAGTGAATGATGTAAAGAGAGTCGTATGATATCTACAATTGGATGTAAAATGTTCTTATGTACCGCACCACTGATTTTTTTGCCACTTCACTTGTGGACGGTGTAAATGTGATTGAATTGAATTGGTTGGGACATAATAAGATCCTCCTTgtatttggtggtggagggctGTGCTCTGCCCTACATGGTTGTACATACATATGAGGATCTGTTGGCATCCATTTTGCTTTTCATGCTGTGCATTGTCTGCACTGATTGGGTTTAGCGAAGTACAATATGATTTGTTGTACATGTACAGCATATGACAATGCCTGTTCAAAAGTTTAGCATCATCTATATCTGTCAATGATAAAATAGCACAGGGCTCTGCCGGCCTAGTTCTGCAAGGGCAAGGATTGTAGGTTGCACAGTGTGCCCTCTCCTCACACACGAACGCTCCCTACATACAGATACAGTAGTAGCAGAGATGCTGTTATTTGTTTGGTTCGCACTCACAGGCCTTTATTTGCTTTCATGGCGACAGTACTAGCTTTGTAACAATGATAACGTGCATTGCAGCCCTTCAATGCTGGTcatagtgaattcaagaacaggaCATGTTTGAGTGTCATGCCTACAGCATGAACCGTTGCAACAACTGGACTCGCTAATCTTGCGGTTTCAGCTAAACTTCACATTACCACAACCTCGTACCCTATGTTGGCAATATACATATAGCAAACATATCTGGAAAGCTAATGGTACAATCCATAAAGGAGCTAGGggagaaaacaaaaactagcTATATTTACATCTTCTTAAGCAAGCACAAATATTCATTGCTCAAATGAGTCGTGAAAGTTAGACACTCAATCTAGTCCTGCTCTGGCTACTTTCATTATACTGCTACATGGGAACCAACGTATCAAAATTTGCAAAGTTTCACTCCTGATTTAAGCCTAATAAGATTTAGTGCATTTAGAAACAGACAAAGAATAAGAGGACGATAGAATCCTCGATGTTCAAATAGACCTGATAATTGAGATTgagtttctctctctctctctatactactccctctattgtaaattataagacattttaaaattttaaattgtTTGCTATACCCTTAGATATATACTATGTCTAAATACATACAATAATAACATACCTAGAAAAGTAAAAATGTCTTATAGTTTGAAACACAAGGTACTAGCCTGGTCGCTTAAGCTTATCTGTCGAATATGTCAATCATTTGGCagtgtttttttctcataatcagcgaacagtactttcagctaTGACTTTTTAGCACAACTAATAGAGCCATATGTGTCAATATAGTATCGGTGCACCAAATATCTAACTGAGGCTAGAGCCTtatttagttttcaaaattttttaagattcttcgtcacatcaaatcttacggcatatgtatggagcattaaatataaaataaaaaataactaatgcataatttacttgtaatttgcgaaatgaattttttgagtctagttagttcatggctggacgataattaccaaatacaaacgaaattgctacagtagccaaacataaaatttttcagaaactaaacaaagcctaggtTGAAAAAAAGAATGTCGAAAGGACGCATTTGGATCAGGCAgaatggctgataagccatgactgAAAGTATTGTTCACTGATTTGATGTTAAAGAAAAATACGGTCGAATGACTTACAGATTCCACAGTCAAGCAAATAGGGTAGCACAATAGTTAGAACTGCAAGGCCCCAAACATAATTTCCATGATATGTGGGGGTTCATATGTAAGAGATATTTTTGGCTATCTTCCCATTTGGCCTTTCTTATCTATCCGTCGGCAACGGAGTGGAGTGCAGAGTCTCTTCCCCATCCCATTcccatctcctc
It encodes:
- the LOC8066585 gene encoding charged multivesicular body protein 5 — protein: MKKIFGAKKNKDPPPTIQDATDRITKRGDTVDEKIKKLDAELARYKEQIKKTRPGPAQEAVKARAMRVLKQRRMYEGQRDMLYNQTYNLDQVAFAAEGLKDAQQTMTAMKAANKELKGMMKTVKLEDIDSMQDEMMDLMDVSNEIQETLGRSYNVPDDIDEEELMGELDALEADMDFESESVPSYLQPDQESELNLPAAPTGHAAVPANQQQEDELGLPTVPQASIRT